The window AGTGAGGTGATTAAGATCAGTAAAATAGTTGTCGTAGGTAGTTTGAACTTTGATACCAGTATTCATGTACCCCATTTGCCGGCCAAAGGCGAAACCATTATTGCTTCCCATTTGTCACTGCACCACGGGGGAAAGGGGGCGAACCAAGCCGTCGCGATCGCCCGGTTGGGCGGCCAGGTTAGTTTCATTGGGGCGGTCGGTAACGACGAAAATGGGCACCAGTTGATTAACGGCTTAAAAAAGGCCGGCGTCGACACGACCGGGATCGCCATCAAAGATAACGCCCATACCGGGATGGCCTTTGTTTGCGTGGCGCACAGCGGGGAGAACAACATTATTGTCTATCCGGGCACCAATTACCGGATCACAAAAGAGGATATTGACCGTAACCGGCCGCTGATTACGGATGCCGACTATTGCCTGCTCCAACTGGAGATTCCCTTTGAAATCGTCCGTTACGTAATTGGGATCTGTCATGAGGCCAAGGTAAAAGTGGTCTTAAATCCAGCCCCGGTGAGTGCGGATTTTGATGACCGGATCCTCGCCCATGTTGATTACATTCTCCCGAACGAAACCGAACTGGCGATGATGGTCGGTGAAAGCGTGACGATGGAGAACATCGGGAAGCTTGCTTCGTCTTTGCTGGCGAAAGGGTGCGGTCATGCCATTGTGACCTTGGGCGAAAATGGTAGTTTCTTGGTTGACCCGGTCCGCCAAGAACACTTCCCGGCGGTAAAAGTAAAGGCAGTTGATACCACCGCCGCGGGCGACTCTTTCATCGGGGCCTTTACTTATCGGTTGGCAAGCGGCGACCGGATTGATGAGGCAATCCGTTTTGCCACCAAAGCAGCGGCGATTACGGTGACGCGCCACGGCGCCCAAGATGCGTTGCCGAGCCTGGAAGAGGTAAAGAACTGGCTTGTGTCTTAAGCACATGAAAACAGTCAGCACATTTATCCGGCAGGGAGGTGATGATGGAGAGTACGCTGATGTGGACAACCCTAAGCTTATAAATGAAAAAGGAGGATAAAAATGGAAAAGGAAAAATTGGGTTTCATTGGCGGTATTAAAGCGGAATTTTCGACGCGGGCTTTAGTGTTAATCCCGATCTGCGCCGGGATCAACCTGGTTGGCGGGGCGATTGCCTCCGGGTTGAAACTGCCTGTTTTCCTTGACATGATCGGGACAGTGGTGTCGGCTGCCTTGGCGGGACCGTGGGTGGCCACGATCGTCGGCGTACTCACCAACGTCTTCCTGGCCTTGGTGTCAAACCCGGTTTATCTACCCTACGCTCTGGTCAGTGTGTCGGTTGCACTCGTTACGGGCTATATGATCCGGGCCGGACTGTTCAAAAGCGTCTGGGGCGTAGTCCTGACCTGTATCGCGGCTACCGCCGTTTCCGTGGTGACGGCTTCATCTGTTACAGTCTTTGTCTTCGGCGGGGCCACCGGTGCGACCGGTGCTTCGATTATGACGGCAAGTTTAATCGCCACCCTGGGCAGTATCTGGAAAGGTGTCGTTACCTCGGCGATCATTGAAAACCTGCTTGACCGGGCGATTGCTTTTGCCATCGCTTATGTGATTCTGAAGAAGATCCCGCGGAGTTTCATCAGCCAGTATCAGCAAGCAGCACTTGATCGGTAATCAGTAAGTGGAGGGAAAATGGGGATTGTCTGCACCAACGAAGCGTCAACAAAGAGAACAATCCCCTTTTTTTCTCTCCGCCCCGTCAGAAACGAGATAGCGTGAGGTGATTAAATGGCGAGGAAGACGGGTTCCAGTTATGAAGCGATTGATTCACCAATTGACCGTTTGGACCCAATTGTCAAGTTTACCGGGGTATTTTGTCTGGGTCTCAGCGCGGCGATCTTTCCCAGTTTTATCTTGGGCTATCTTTTGCTCCTTTTTCTCTTTGTTGTTGCCTATCTGGCGAAGGTGTTTAAGAAATTTGCCAAGTTCATTATTGGTTTTGCCGTTCCAATCATGGTCATGCTCTTCTTTATCCAGGGGTTCTTCAGCCCGAAGAATAAAACGATCATTGCGGATTTCGGCTTTGCCCAGCTTGGCCTGGAAGGCATTATCCATATGTTAAAGATTGTCAGTGTGTTGCTGGTGTTTTTGGGCTCTTTTTATCTCACGACCAAGACGACGGATACGGGACGAATGGTGGCGGCGTTTAAACGGATCGGTTTAAAAGGAAGCACCGGTTATTTGGTGCTCGCCACCCTCAATGTGATCCCGCAGATGCAAAGGCGGATCGCCATCATCCAAGAGGCGCAGAACGCGCGCGGTTTGGAGACGACCGGCAGTTTGCTGACACGGTTCAAGGCGTTTATTCCGCTGATCGGTCCGGTGATTATGAGCTCCTTAGTTGATGTGCAGGAACGGGGAATGACCATTGAAGCAAGAGGGTTCAGCGTCAAAAATGTGGAGCAAACCAGCTTTATCGAAGCGGTGGAACCCCCCCCTTGACCGGCGAATCAAACGCGGGCTCCAGGTGTTCTTGGGGTTGGTGATCATTATAACCATCATGTTAAAACTGAAGATATTTTAGGCTGGAGGGGTGATTAAGATCGAGCCCGTCATTCGAGTAGAAAACTTATGTTTCCGATATGGCAATGCCGACCGCCCGACGTTGAACAAACTCAATTTTGAAGTGAAAAACGGGGAATTTTTCTGCATTATCGGGGCCAACGGCGCGGGGAAATCCACGTTATGCAATGCCCTGGTCGGCCTGATCCCGCATTATTTCACCGGTCACCTCGATGGCGCTGTGCATATATTTGACAGGAAAGTGGCGGAGATGTCTATGGGTGAGCTGGTTACCCGTATTGGCCTGGTCTTTCAAAATCCCTTCAACCAGCTTTCCTATACGGCAAGTACGGTCGAAGAGGAACTGGCTTACGGGTTAGGTAATCTTGGCATCCCCAGGGCTGAGATGAAGGTTAGAATCGAGCGGGTGGCTAAACTGATGCGGATCGACCATATTCTCCATAAAAATCCTTTGGAACTCTCCGGTGGCCAGGTCCAAAGGGTAGCCCTGGGCTCTTCGATCATTATGGAACCGCAGATCATTGTTTTGGATGAATGTACTTCTCAGTTGGATCCGCTCGGGAGCGAGGAGATCTTTGACATTATTAAAGAACTAAACCAGAAGGGGTTAACGGTCATCCTGGTCGATCACGATCTGGAGCGGGTGGCCCGGACGGCCGACCGGATTTTGGTCCTCGACCAAGGCGAACAGGTGGTGCTGGACACGCCGGAACGGCTTTTCAGCGATGTCCGGATCTTAACCCATAAAGTAGGAGTACCGGAGTTTACACAAATCGGGATGGCCTTGGCCAAGGAAGACCTTTATCACGGGGCGACGATCATTCGAGAAGAACAGGCTGTAGCTGCGGTTAAGGAGGCGATGCTTTGAAGATAGAGATTATTGATCTGGTGCATATCTATCCCACCGGTGACGTTGCCTTACGGGGGATCACCACGACATTGGAAGGAACAGAGCCGGTTGCCATCGTCGGGCAGAATGGTTCGGGCAAGACCACTCTTGTCAAACACCTGAACGGGATCTTAAGGCCGACGAAGGGGGATGTGCTCATAAACGGGGTGAGCATCAATACGAAATCCACCGCCAAGTGGGCCAAACAAATCGGGTATGTCTTCCAGAACCCCGATGACCAATTATTCCTGGAAACGGTCCGGAAAGAGCTGGAGTTTGGCCCGAAACAAGTGGGGATGCCGCCGGCGGAGATTGAAAAAAACGTGAAGTACGCGGCGGAACTTTGCAACCTTGAGCAACACTTGGACAAACATCCCTTTGATCTATCCATTACCGAGAAGAAGTTTTGCACCATCGCCTCCATCATTGCGATGGATCCGGAAGTGATTATCTTTGACGAGCCAACCATGGGCCAGGACTTGGCCGGGGCGGACCGCCTGGCGGCGATTATTCAGAGCCTAAAAGCGAAGGGGAAGTTGTGTATTACCATCTCCCATGATATGAAATTTGTGGCCAGGAATTTCAGCCGGGTGATCGTGCTCTATAAAGGCGAGATCCTGTTGGATGGGGACAAAACGGAGGTGCTGGCGCAACCGGAGAAGCTGAAGCTGAGTTTCGTGACCCCTCCGCCGGTGACCAGGGTTGCGCAGAGTGCGAATCTGCCGACGGTCTTTGCCGTTGACGATTTGATTGGTGCCATTAAGGCGAAGAAGGGAGCATAGAGGATGATTATTCAAATTTATGGGATTCGGACCGTAGAAGACGCAAAGATGGTAATTGAATTGGGCGCGCACCACATCGGAGTCTCTTATGGGCAGATCAAGCGCACTCCCGGACAGCTCAGCTGTGAAGAGGCCAAGGAAATCTTTGCAAACGTCCAACCGGAGGCGGTGAAAGTCGGGTTAACGGTGGCCGAGGATATTGAGGAGATTACGGAGAACCTGAAGGTGGTCTGCCCGGAGGTTTTGCACCTTTCCGGGGATATCGAAGGAATTACCCCGGACGAGATTAAGGTGTTAAAGGCCAGGTTTCCCGGGCTCAAGATTATGCAGGCCCTTCCGGTGCTGCCCAATGTCCCGCTGGAAGAACAGAAGGTGCTGGATTATGTCCGGGCGTACGAGAGCGTAGCCGATTTCTTTCTGATTGATACCAAAGCGGCTGGGGCGTCGGATATCGGGGCGACCGGTTTAACCCATGATTGGGCCATCGACAAAGCGATCGTCGACAGTACAAAGGTGCCGTGTATTATTGCCGGCGGCTTGAACGCGGATAATGTTGGCGCGGCAATCCAGATCGCCCGTCCGTACGGGGTGGACTCGTTCAGTTATACCAACTACGATCCGCCACGGCCGGGGAAAGGGATTAAAGATCCGGAAAAAGTCCGGGCTTTTATTGAGGCGGTTCGCAATGCTGGCTAAGGCAAAGGGCAAAAAAGTAGTGGTCGTGGGCGATGCCGGGGTCGATATTATTGTCCATTTCCCCAGGTTTTTAAATGACGAACGGACAAAAGTGGAGTATAAAACCCCTTTTTTGATCGGCGGCGGGACGGCGGCCAATACGGCGGTGGCCTTGGCCCGCTTGGGCATTCCCCCTTCTTTCATCGGGACCGTCGGCGATGACCAGTATGGCCGCTATGTGGTGGAAGATCTGCGCAAAGAAAACGTCAATATTGACCACCTGATTGTCGATCCGGAGACCAATACGGTAGGCGTCTTTGCTTTCATCGATGAACGGGGTGAGCGGTATCTTTGGGGTTGGCCCCGGACGAAGCAGAGTTTTCAAAAACTGGATCCGGCACGGGTTGATTTTGACCTGATCAAACAGGCCGATTGGGTTCATTCCTCCGGGATGGCAATCGTGGCGGCCTCTTCGGCCCGGGAGACGATCACCGAGATCCTGAAAGTAGCTCACCAGGCTGGTGTTACCACCTCGTTCGACTTGAACCTGCGGGTTGATCACGGCGCACTCGATCCGGCCTATAAAGAAGCGGTCCTGACGATCCTGGAGTATTGCCACTATGTACTGGGCTCGGGCGCGGAAGAGTATTATTACTTGAACCCGGAAGCCGATTGGCGCGCCACTGCCCGCTCCCTGGTCAGGGCCGACCGGACGGTGATAGCGCGGATGGGGGCGGGCGGGTCCCTGGCTTATGCGGCCCAGGAGGAAGTCTACGCCGAAGCCTATCCGGTTCAGGTTGTCGATGTGGTCGGGGCAGGCGACATCTACAACGCCGGTTTCATCGCGGCCCGGTTGTGCGGTTGGAGCTTAAAGGAAAGCATCGGGCTGGGGAATGCCGTGGCCGGCTTTTCGGTCACCAGGGAAAGCGCCCGCTCTTCACCCCGGGTGGAAGAACTCATCGCCTTTTTACAGGCATATTAAGACAAAGAAGGGGAAGATCAGATGCGAAAAGTAATTTTGGATTGCGATCCTGGCCACGATGATGCCTTTGCGATCATGTTGGCCGCCCAACACCTGGATTTACTGGGCATTACCACGATCGGCGGGAACGGCATTTTGGAGAATGTGACGACCAATGCCCTCAAAGTGCTGGAAGTGATCGGCCGGCCGGAGATTCCGGTTTATAAAGGACATGCCG of the Capillibacterium thermochitinicola genome contains:
- the rbsK gene encoding ribokinase — encoded protein: MSANPALSSISEVIKISKIVVVGSLNFDTSIHVPHLPAKGETIIASHLSLHHGGKGANQAVAIARLGGQVSFIGAVGNDENGHQLINGLKKAGVDTTGIAIKDNAHTGMAFVCVAHSGENNIIVYPGTNYRITKEDIDRNRPLITDADYCLLQLEIPFEIVRYVIGICHEAKVKVVLNPAPVSADFDDRILAHVDYILPNETELAMMVGESVTMENIGKLASSLLAKGCGHAIVTLGENGSFLVDPVRQEHFPAVKVKAVDTTAAGDSFIGAFTYRLASGDRIDEAIRFATKAAAITVTRHGAQDALPSLEEVKNWLVS
- a CDS encoding ECF transporter S component, producing the protein MEKEKLGFIGGIKAEFSTRALVLIPICAGINLVGGAIASGLKLPVFLDMIGTVVSAALAGPWVATIVGVLTNVFLALVSNPVYLPYALVSVSVALVTGYMIRAGLFKSVWGVVLTCIAATAVSVVTASSVTVFVFGGATGATGASIMTASLIATLGSIWKGVVTSAIIENLLDRAIAFAIAYVILKKIPRSFISQYQQAALDR
- a CDS encoding energy-coupling factor transporter transmembrane component T family protein; the encoded protein is MARKTGSSYEAIDSPIDRLDPIVKFTGVFCLGLSAAIFPSFILGYLLLLFLFVVAYLAKVFKKFAKFIIGFAVPIMVMLFFIQGFFSPKNKTIIADFGFAQLGLEGIIHMLKIVSVLLVFLGSFYLTTKTTDTGRMVAAFKRIGLKGSTGYLVLATLNVIPQMQRRIAIIQEAQNARGLETTGSLLTRFKAFIPLIGPVIMSSLVDVQERGMTIEARGFSVKNVEQTSFIEAVEPPP
- a CDS encoding energy-coupling factor ABC transporter ATP-binding protein, which codes for MEPVIRVENLCFRYGNADRPTLNKLNFEVKNGEFFCIIGANGAGKSTLCNALVGLIPHYFTGHLDGAVHIFDRKVAEMSMGELVTRIGLVFQNPFNQLSYTASTVEEELAYGLGNLGIPRAEMKVRIERVAKLMRIDHILHKNPLELSGGQVQRVALGSSIIMEPQIIVLDECTSQLDPLGSEEIFDIIKELNQKGLTVILVDHDLERVARTADRILVLDQGEQVVLDTPERLFSDVRILTHKVGVPEFTQIGMALAKEDLYHGATIIREEQAVAAVKEAML
- a CDS encoding energy-coupling factor ABC transporter ATP-binding protein — translated: MKIEIIDLVHIYPTGDVALRGITTTLEGTEPVAIVGQNGSGKTTLVKHLNGILRPTKGDVLINGVSINTKSTAKWAKQIGYVFQNPDDQLFLETVRKELEFGPKQVGMPPAEIEKNVKYAAELCNLEQHLDKHPFDLSITEKKFCTIASIIAMDPEVIIFDEPTMGQDLAGADRLAAIIQSLKAKGKLCITISHDMKFVARNFSRVIVLYKGEILLDGDKTEVLAQPEKLKLSFVTPPPVTRVAQSANLPTVFAVDDLIGAIKAKKGA
- a CDS encoding phosphoribosylanthranilate isomerase, whose translation is MIIQIYGIRTVEDAKMVIELGAHHIGVSYGQIKRTPGQLSCEEAKEIFANVQPEAVKVGLTVAEDIEEITENLKVVCPEVLHLSGDIEGITPDEIKVLKARFPGLKIMQALPVLPNVPLEEQKVLDYVRAYESVADFFLIDTKAAGASDIGATGLTHDWAIDKAIVDSTKVPCIIAGGLNADNVGAAIQIARPYGVDSFSYTNYDPPRPGKGIKDPEKVRAFIEAVRNAG
- a CDS encoding carbohydrate kinase family protein — protein: MLAKAKGKKVVVVGDAGVDIIVHFPRFLNDERTKVEYKTPFLIGGGTAANTAVALARLGIPPSFIGTVGDDQYGRYVVEDLRKENVNIDHLIVDPETNTVGVFAFIDERGERYLWGWPRTKQSFQKLDPARVDFDLIKQADWVHSSGMAIVAASSARETITEILKVAHQAGVTTSFDLNLRVDHGALDPAYKEAVLTILEYCHYVLGSGAEEYYYLNPEADWRATARSLVRADRTVIARMGAGGSLAYAAQEEVYAEAYPVQVVDVVGAGDIYNAGFIAARLCGWSLKESIGLGNAVAGFSVTRESARSSPRVEELIAFLQAY